Proteins from a single region of Plasmodium brasilianum strain Bolivian I chromosome 13, whole genome shotgun sequence:
- a CDS encoding rhoptry-associated protein 1, with protein sequence MLISTSCIVILVHVLFQNFSSSLNFNGEKRLERPIVSDNFNTNDNVDSWNNSHNDNFSNNRISNGSNISYLETKAGKDVSGNNSDSSDSHSARGSNSSSDGNNQKIGGSAGDGKSNNSHGEWNFMSTHNKDNYSDDSTKVHSNESGYSSMGKMGKGSEGYLTGFEDIESYSSFAKANDSAKNNFDRELYEFVSQHPMDKRIQDVNVLKNEFIKFKDEENKQLDEEEKEIEEKREEERKLLEQENENAKEEKENDTEAEGEKKNSFPDINVKNSLIGFFKNLNPFKKKELKPVKKEMPTIKYTPEALVDGENVMRALHITHKHETYNQTVLYNCPNNNFVFDTTDSIISELQGYGNRDFMATKILDHNNECLKSMGILDFELPDNKTKFGKVIGTFGNYHIKSVDIEADLVKYHPDLDYVTLADDYKLPKNETLYLENLNFCLLNPKKLENFLKKSDIQPLVGSDSTAYEENFTKYMTESITCHIESLIFDDLEMSQDYKVVLQNVKAKLYLLQDGLSSKSKKLVNKIFKNIQNNSDEVFQKLNLIYDNIHNIKKDYTSFAYRNLCDKYLSHFNIFTSMYTVTIFLAEYFRYFSSCFKNVIIYNTIISGIHAQMKNLMKLIPRNGILTDVHFKVLLEKKGTNITQKDYVQYDYDPTVKSFAFTQLEREPMAAVINDYFEFKKKELSKMVAEMKLDLFSIVNEDIKIPKDKGTNSKLVLKLIKLYKQEIKNLFIQMRKDYVDIIKTRYKAHYKKNYLLFKRLD encoded by the coding sequence ATGCTTATTTCCACGAGCTGCATAGTAATACTTGTTCATGTGCTGTTCCAAAACTTTTCTAGCAGTTTAAATTTCAATGGAGAAAAAAGATTAGAAAGGCCCATAGTGTCTGACAATTTTAATACTAATGATAATGTGGATTCATGGAATAATTCACATAATGATAATTTCTCAAATAACAGAATATCAAATGGAtcaaatatttcttatttagaAACTAAAGCTGGTAAAGATGTTTCTGGAAATAATTCTGATTCTAGTGATTCACATAGTGCAAGAGGTAGCAACTCAAGTAGTGATGgaaataatcaaaaaattGGAGGATCTGCTGGGGATGGCAAAAGTAATAATTCTCATGGTGAATGGAATTTTATGTCTACTCATAATAAAGATAATTATTCAGATGATAGTACAAAAGTTCATTCAAATGAATCAGGTTATAGTTCTATGGGCAAAATGGGTAAAGGTTCTGAAGGATATTTAACAGGATTTGAAGATATTGAAAGTTATTCCTCTTTTGCTAAGGCTAATGATTCTGCCAAAAATAATTTCGACAGAGAGCTTTACGAATTTGTTAGTCAACATCCCATGGACAAAAGGATTCAAGATGTAAATGtactaaaaaatgaatttataaaattcaaagatgaagaaaataaacaattagacgaagaagaaaaggaaattgaagaaaagagagaagaagaaagaaaattGTTAGAacaagaaaatgaaaatgcaaaagaggaaaaagaaaacgaTACTGAAGcagaaggggaaaaaaaaaatagttttccagatataaatgttaaaaatagtttaataggattttttaaaaatttgaatccttttaaaaaaaaggaattaaaaCCAGTTAAAAAAGAGATGCCtacaattaaatatacaCCCGAAGCTTTAGTTGATGGTGAAAATGTTATGAGAGCTCTTCATATCACACACAAACATGAGACATACAACCAAACCGTTTTATATAATTGCcctaataataattttgtatttgaTACTACAGATTCTATAATATCCGAATTACAAGGATATGGAAACAGAGATTTTATGGCAACTAAAATTTTAGATCATAACAATGAATGCTTAAAATCTATGGGCATACTTGATTTTGAGTTACCagataataaaacaaaatttggTAAGGTAATTGGTACCTTTGGAAATTATCATATTAAATCTGTTGATATAGAAGCAGATTTAGTGAAATATCATCCAGACCTGGATTATGTTACATTAGCAGATGATTATAAACTACCAAAAAATGAAACCTTATATTTAGAGAATTTAAACTTTTGCTTATTAAATcctaaaaaattagaaaattttcttaaaaaaagcGATATTCAGCCATTAGTAGGTTCTGATTCTACAGCatatgaagaaaattttacCAAATATATGACGGAATCTATAACTTGTCATATAGAATCTTTAATATTTGACGATCTTGAAATGTCTCAAGACTACAAAGTAGTACTTCAAAATGTTAAagcaaaattatatttattacaagACGGTTTATCAtctaaaagtaaaaaattggttaacaaaatttttaaaaatattcaaaataattcGGATGaagtttttcaaaaattaaatctcatttatgataatattcataatataaaaaaagattatacTTCTTTTGCTTATAGAAATTTATgtgataaatatttatctcATTTCAATATATTCACCAGTATGTATACAGTTACTATCTTTTTAGCAGAATATTTTAGGTACTTTTCTTCATGTTTTAAGAAtgttatcatatataatacaataatttCAGGTATACATGCACAAATGAAAAActtaatgaaattaatacCGAGAAATGGTATTTTAACAGACGTTCACTTTAAAGTacttttagaaaaaaaaggaacaaataTTACTCAAAAGGATTATGTTCAATATGATTATGATCCCACTGTCAAATCTTTTGCTTTTACTCAGTTAGAAAGAGAACCTATGGCTGCTGTTATCAATgattattttgaatttaaaaaaaaagaattgtcAAAAATGGTAGCTGAAATGAAATTGGATTTATTTTCTATTGTAAACgaggatataaaaatacCCAAAGATAAAGGAACTAACTCAAAATTAGTACTCAagttaattaaattatacaaacaagaaatcaaaaatttattcatacaAATGCGTAAGGACTATGTTGATATTATAAAGACCCGTTATAAGGCACATTACAAAAAGAACTACTTGTTATTTAAGCGATTGGATTAG